One Citrobacter amalonaticus genomic window carries:
- the msrQ gene encoding protein-methionine-sulfoxide reductase heme-binding subunit MsrQ, with the protein MRLSAKQITWLKVALHLAGLLPFLWLFWAINNGGLSADPVKDIQHFTGRTALKFLLAALLVTPLARYAKQPLLIRTRRLLGLWCFAWATLHLTSYALLELGIHNLGLLGRELITRPYLTLGIISWLILLALTLTSTQAAQRKLGKRWQLLHNVVYLVAILAPIHYLWSVKILSPQPIIYALLALLLLACRYKKFRQWWR; encoded by the coding sequence GTGCGGCTGAGTGCAAAACAGATAACCTGGCTGAAAGTGGCGCTTCATCTGGCGGGATTGCTGCCGTTTCTCTGGCTGTTCTGGGCCATTAACAACGGCGGGCTCAGCGCCGATCCGGTAAAGGACATCCAGCACTTTACCGGTAGGACGGCTCTGAAATTTTTGCTCGCCGCCTTGCTGGTCACGCCGCTCGCACGCTACGCTAAACAGCCATTATTGATACGCACCCGTCGTCTGCTGGGGTTATGGTGTTTCGCCTGGGCCACGCTGCATCTGACCAGTTACGCGCTGCTGGAGTTAGGTATCCATAATCTCGGATTGTTGGGACGAGAACTGATTACGCGTCCGTATTTAACGCTTGGGATCATCAGTTGGCTCATCCTGCTCGCGCTGACGCTAACATCAACACAGGCGGCACAACGAAAATTGGGTAAGCGCTGGCAACTTTTGCACAACGTCGTCTATCTGGTGGCGATCCTCGCGCCGATACATTATCTGTGGTCGGTGAAGATTTTGTCGCCTCAACCCATCATTTATGCCCTGCTCGCACTGCTGCTTTTGGCCTGCCGTTACAAGAAGTTCCGCCAGTGGTGGCGCTAG
- the accB gene encoding acetyl-CoA carboxylase biotin carboxyl carrier protein, with product MDIRKIKKLIELVEESGISELEISEGEESVRISRAAPAGSFPVMQQAYAAPMMQQQPALSNAVAPAAEAPAAAAAEISGHIVRSPMVGTFYRTPSPDAKAFIEVGQKVNVGDTLCIVEAMKMMNQIEADKSGTVKAILVESGQPVEFDEPLVVIE from the coding sequence ATGGATATTCGTAAGATTAAAAAACTGATCGAGCTGGTTGAAGAATCAGGCATCTCCGAACTGGAAATCTCTGAAGGCGAAGAGTCTGTACGCATCAGCCGCGCAGCGCCAGCAGGTAGCTTCCCGGTGATGCAACAAGCCTACGCTGCACCAATGATGCAGCAGCAACCTGCTCTGTCTAACGCAGTTGCTCCGGCAGCAGAAGCGCCGGCAGCCGCCGCAGCAGAAATCAGTGGTCACATCGTACGTTCCCCAATGGTTGGTACTTTCTACCGCACCCCGAGCCCGGACGCAAAAGCGTTCATCGAAGTGGGTCAGAAAGTCAATGTAGGCGATACCCTGTGCATCGTTGAAGCCATGAAAATGATGAACCAGATCGAAGCGGACAAATCAGGTACCGTGAAAGCCATCCTGGTCGAAAGTGGTCAACCGGTAGAATTTGACGAGCCGCTGGTCGTCATCGAGTAA
- the msrP gene encoding protein-methionine-sulfoxide reductase catalytic subunit MsrP produces MKKLRPLTEADVTAESAFFMHRRQVLKALGIGAAALSLPISAQADLLSWFKGNDRPPAPAGKPLEFSKPAAWQNTLPLTPEDKVTGYNNFYEFGLDKADPAANAGSMKTDPWTLKISGEVAKPLTLDHDALTTRFPLEERIYRMRCVEAWSMVVPWIGFPLHKLLALVEPTSNAKYVAFETLYAPDDMPGQKDRFIGGGLKYPYVEGLRLDEAMHPLTLLTVGVYGKALPPQNGAPVRLTVPWKYGFKGIKSIVSIKLTRERPPTTWNLAAADEYGFYANVNPHVDHPRWSQATERFIGAGGILDVQRQPTLLFNGYADEVASLYRGLNLRENF; encoded by the coding sequence ATGAAAAAATTACGTCCACTCACAGAAGCCGATGTCACCGCCGAATCGGCTTTCTTTATGCATCGCCGCCAGGTGCTGAAAGCGCTGGGGATCGGGGCTGCCGCGCTGTCGCTGCCGATATCCGCGCAGGCGGATCTGTTGAGCTGGTTCAAAGGCAACGATCGCCCACCCGCGCCCGCCGGCAAACCGCTGGAATTCAGCAAACCCGCCGCATGGCAAAACACGCTGCCTTTAACGCCAGAAGATAAAGTCACTGGCTACAACAATTTTTACGAGTTTGGTCTGGATAAGGCCGATCCTGCCGCCAATGCGGGCAGCATGAAAACCGATCCCTGGACGTTGAAAATCAGTGGTGAAGTGGCCAAACCATTAACCCTGGATCACGATGCGCTCACCACGCGCTTTCCTTTAGAGGAACGGATTTACCGAATGCGCTGTGTCGAAGCCTGGTCGATGGTGGTGCCGTGGATTGGCTTTCCTTTACATAAGCTGCTGGCGCTCGTCGAACCCACCAGCAATGCAAAATATGTCGCGTTCGAGACGCTTTATGCGCCGGACGATATGCCGGGACAAAAAGATCGCTTCATTGGCGGCGGATTGAAATATCCCTATGTCGAAGGACTGCGCCTGGACGAGGCGATGCATCCCCTGACGCTGCTGACCGTTGGCGTATACGGTAAAGCATTACCGCCGCAAAACGGCGCGCCTGTACGCCTGACGGTGCCATGGAAATATGGCTTTAAAGGCATTAAATCGATCGTCAGCATTAAACTGACTCGCGAACGGCCACCCACCACCTGGAATCTTGCTGCTGCCGATGAGTACGGCTTTTACGCCAATGTGAATCCGCATGTTGATCACCCGCGCTGGTCGCAGGCAACGGAACGATTTATTGGCGCAGGCGGGATTCTGGATGTCCAACGGCAACCCACCCTACTGTTTAACGGCTATGCCGATGAAGTGGCCTCGCTCTATCGCGGCCTGAATTTGCGGGAGAATTTCTAA